TATAAAACTTAAACCTTCAATTCAAAATTCAAAATTTAGAATTCAAAATTTCTTAAAAGGTGGATGAATTTTTAACAGATAAACACACCCTATCTATTTTTGCACTAAGTAATGGAAGATACTATAATATCTGTATAATTATTATCCTCAATCGGAGCATTTCTTAATATTTCCTTTGCATTGTTTAAATACCTTAATGGCTCTTTCATCAAAGAAATTCTAAACAACAAAGACCTTTTTGTCAGCATTTTTGAAACCTGTGTTATCATTCTCATCCAAAATGGCTATCTTTAAGCTTTATCCCGCCAATGTCAATGCTTAAGTTTCATATTAAAGTTTCTAAGGCAAGGTTATCCTACACCAACATTTTCAAGCTCTATCTTCGGATTTTCCTTTTTAAAGCCAAGATGTAAAGATGCATCCAGAATTTCAATACCTACTATCTCTTCATTAACCCCAAGGTCTATAGCAACATCTTCTGATAGACGGATTGTAGTTACTTGGGTAGGTTCTTTTTTAAAGGATATGTAGGCTGCATCAACCTCTTTGTCGTAGCTTATCTTCATCCCATACCTCCAATAAAAAATACATATACAGTTACAACCATAAGCCTATTGGGTTCTTCAACTACAATAGGCATTACCTGCTTAACATTATAAAATCTGCCTTTCCACATATCATTATAGCTAAAATTCTTACGGAAAGCAATCCTTCCTTTTTTAGCAGGAAAGGACTCTCCATTCATTATTGCTAATTCCA
The sequence above is drawn from the bacterium genome and encodes:
- a CDS encoding DUF2283 domain-containing protein; the encoded protein is MKISYDKEVDAAYISFKKEPTQVTTIRLSEDVAIDLGVNEEIVGIEILDASLHLGFKKENPKIELENVGVG
- a CDS encoding DUF4258 domain-containing protein, whose amino-acid sequence is MGNQDYFGKPIKFSQHSLDNMVDRGATREEVELAIMNGESFPAKKGRIAFRKNFSYNDMWKGRFYNVKQVMPIVVEEPNRLMVVTVYVFFIGGMG